The following are encoded together in the Flavobacterium haoranii genome:
- a CDS encoding ImmA/IrrE family metallo-endopeptidase, translating to MKTEVTINPTLITWAIARAGFDVDKFLDNNPTIQKWIEEVKKPTVKQLEHFAHKVHIPFGYLFLPEPPKETIPFPFFRTGNQQTDKVSLNVFDTIQILQRRQDWITEYLQDNEQEPLSFVGRFNENATANEVVADIRNTLELQPNWACNFATWEETLAFITNKIEAIGVFINFNGIVENNTHRPIPVDECRGFVLVNPYAPFMFVNAADAKAAQLFTIIHELAHIWLGESAGFDNQNLMPADDPTEKLCDAIAAEFLVPASSLIDIWQDKPSIDYARRYFKVSPIVIARRALDLGLISRGTFFTFYNGYIESFKQKKENLKGGGDFYATTRKRVSVTFASYVNQAVNQNKLLYRDAYKITGLKGDTYQKFVTQHLH from the coding sequence ATGAAAACTGAAGTCACCATCAATCCAACACTCATTACTTGGGCTATTGCCCGAGCAGGTTTTGATGTGGATAAGTTTTTAGACAATAATCCCACCATCCAAAAATGGATAGAAGAGGTTAAAAAACCAACCGTTAAACAATTAGAGCACTTTGCTCATAAAGTGCACATCCCTTTTGGCTATCTGTTTCTACCAGAACCTCCAAAAGAAACGATTCCTTTCCCATTTTTTAGAACAGGAAATCAACAAACCGATAAAGTGAGTTTAAATGTATTTGATACAATTCAAATATTACAAAGACGACAAGATTGGATAACAGAATATTTACAAGATAATGAGCAAGAACCTTTATCTTTTGTGGGTAGATTTAATGAAAACGCAACAGCAAATGAAGTAGTTGCAGACATTCGAAATACCTTAGAATTGCAACCTAATTGGGCTTGTAATTTTGCAACTTGGGAAGAAACATTAGCTTTTATTACCAATAAAATTGAAGCAATAGGTGTTTTTATCAACTTTAATGGTATTGTAGAAAATAATACCCACCGTCCAATTCCTGTTGATGAATGTAGAGGTTTTGTATTAGTTAATCCTTACGCTCCTTTTATGTTTGTAAATGCGGCTGATGCCAAAGCAGCTCAATTGTTCACCATTATTCATGAGTTAGCTCATATTTGGTTAGGTGAAAGTGCAGGTTTTGACAATCAAAATTTAATGCCGGCAGACGATCCAACAGAAAAGTTATGTGATGCTATTGCAGCTGAATTTCTAGTACCAGCAAGTTCTTTAATTGATATTTGGCAAGATAAACCAAGTATCGATTATGCAAGACGATATTTTAAAGTTAGCCCAATTGTAATAGCAAGAAGAGCATTAGATTTAGGGTTAATTTCTAGAGGTACTTTTTTTACCTTTTATAATGGTTATATTGAAAGCTTTAAACAGAAAAAAGAAAACCTAAAAGGAGGCGGTGATTTTTATGCTACTACTCGTAAACGTGTAAGTGTTACTTTTGCATCTTATGTAAATCAAGCTGTTAATCAGAATAAATTGCTTTATCGCGATGCCTACAAAATAACAGGTTTGAAAGGAGATACTTATCAAAAATTTGTAACCCAGCATTTACATTAA
- a CDS encoding DUF4411 family protein codes for MGIPFLLDTNFFIEAYRVSYPFDVVPSFWIKVKELAEQGKIISIDKVKKELLQNKDELSDWIIDNLPEVFFKDTSSVVPNYAKLTGWVYSKSGQYSQPAISEFLDADEADAWLIAYGMTYGNQIVTHETSNPNSRKRVMLPDAANPFDVTCIKTIDLFRALAVKI; via the coding sequence ATGGGTATTCCTTTTTTATTAGATACCAATTTTTTCATTGAAGCTTATAGAGTAAGCTATCCTTTTGATGTAGTTCCAAGTTTTTGGATTAAAGTCAAAGAGTTGGCTGAACAAGGAAAGATAATTTCAATTGATAAAGTGAAAAAGGAATTACTACAAAACAAAGATGAACTCTCAGATTGGATTATTGATAATTTACCAGAGGTTTTTTTTAAAGATACTTCTTCCGTAGTACCAAATTACGCAAAACTAACTGGTTGGGTTTATTCAAAATCTGGTCAATATTCACAACCTGCAATAAGTGAATTTTTAGATGCAGACGAAGCAGATGCTTGGTTAATCGCTTATGGTATGACATATGGAAATCAAATTGTTACACATGAAACTAGTAATCCAAATAGTCGAAAAAGAGTAATGCTTCCTGATGCTGCAAATCCATTTGATGTTACTTGTATTAAAACGATAGATTTGTTTAGAGCACTTGCAGTTAAAATTTAA
- a CDS encoding SseB family protein, with protein MILFNKLFGKKQPEFIPDNLVLLQLIQAYHQNPSSESYSKVIEELYGSRAFLVVPTGKKHEYSNEWKKSKGGDVIDFATVYNMDGLLVLGVFTSEATLSRWITEEMGYIGLPSKTVMEIAQQHNFGRIVIDSDQETMFVLERNVSNTNEITIEEDTEVLIWYPKQPISGDHKKQLCSAFAKVSSIKEVYHFGMTRNDEAILILAFLLDEVNDNSRLAVLSAMNDGMNGFSTEFPLEMMYVKEGDNWHTTGNNFEVFYRR; from the coding sequence ATGATCCTCTTTAACAAACTATTCGGCAAAAAACAACCCGAGTTTATACCTGATAATTTGGTTTTACTGCAATTGATACAAGCGTATCATCAAAATCCGAGTTCCGAAAGCTACAGTAAAGTAATTGAAGAATTGTATGGTTCTCGTGCTTTTTTGGTGGTTCCAACAGGTAAAAAACACGAATACTCTAATGAATGGAAAAAATCTAAAGGAGGCGATGTGATAGATTTTGCAACTGTTTATAATATGGATGGGTTATTGGTTCTAGGAGTGTTTACTTCAGAAGCCACGTTATCAAGATGGATTACTGAAGAAATGGGATATATCGGGCTTCCGTCTAAAACGGTTATGGAAATTGCACAACAGCATAATTTTGGTCGCATTGTTATTGACAGTGACCAAGAGACTATGTTTGTGTTGGAACGTAATGTTTCGAATACAAATGAGATTACGATAGAAGAAGATACAGAAGTTTTGATTTGGTACCCAAAGCAACCTATTTCTGGAGACCATAAAAAGCAATTGTGTAGTGCTTTTGCAAAAGTGTCTAGTATTAAAGAAGTGTATCATTTTGGAATGACTCGAAATGATGAAGCTATTTTGATTTTAGCTTTTCTATTGGATGAAGTAAATGATAATAGTAGGTTAGCGGTTTTAAGTGCCATGAATGATGGTATGAATGGTTTTAGTACGGAGTTTCCTTTAGAAATGATGTATGTGAAAGAGGGGGATAATTGGCATACAACTGGGAATAATTTTGAGGTGTTTTATAGGAGGTGA
- a CDS encoding response regulator — protein MFKKVLIAEDFDSINIAVKQTLENLGIQEVQYAKYCDDALLKFKKAKQNLEPFDLLITDLSFVEDYRKVEIPSGDKLIEAIKKIEPTLNIIVYSVEDKAHTIKSLFEKQNINAYVHKGRNSIDQLKKAIEALLQEQTYITPDLAHLLQDKTTKEIDHYDIALLTHLANGVPLENMETVFKKLNITPNSKSTIEKRVAKLKDYFKANNNIHLIAIAKDLGII, from the coding sequence ATGTTTAAAAAGGTTTTAATAGCAGAAGATTTTGACAGTATCAATATAGCCGTAAAACAAACGCTTGAAAATTTAGGTATTCAAGAAGTACAATACGCAAAATATTGTGATGATGCCTTATTAAAATTTAAAAAAGCAAAACAAAATCTAGAACCTTTTGATTTGCTAATAACGGATTTATCTTTTGTGGAAGACTATAGAAAAGTTGAAATCCCCTCAGGCGACAAACTTATTGAAGCCATCAAAAAAATAGAGCCTACACTTAATATCATTGTTTATTCTGTTGAAGATAAAGCACATACCATCAAATCGCTTTTTGAAAAACAAAACATCAATGCTTATGTACACAAAGGTCGAAATAGTATTGACCAACTCAAAAAAGCTATTGAAGCTTTACTTCAGGAACAAACCTATATAACTCCCGACCTTGCACATTTGTTACAAGATAAAACAACCAAAGAAATTGACCACTACGATATTGCATTACTCACCCATCTCGCAAACGGTGTTCCGCTTGAAAATATGGAAACTGTATTTAAAAAGTTAAACATTACCCCAAACAGCAAAAGCACTATCGAAAAAAGAGTCGCAAAACTCAAAGATTATTTTAAAGCCAACAATAACATTCACTTAATTGCAATCGCTAAAGATTTAGGTATCATTTAA
- a CDS encoding ATP-binding protein, whose translation MAIKKIHFPLFYFIILIFSLFSCESNVKNNASYLKSYQKAEAFFESSKYDSAFYYYQKTKLICESQNDNKNIIYPILMMSEIQRIKNDYSGCEETVTEALKYINNDTKKSYSTFIYNSLGLASLEQANYDEAQYYYQKSLSITSDEVSKCIIKNNLAYNYMKQKNYAKAKSVLEPLVKNNSLRSLPLEYARVLDNLGYTMFKLNDKKAIELATLSKEIREQEKDIFGLTASYMHFAEFYENKELHITKSNALKAYEMAKITNNPDDKIEALYFLTKLSKADDAKKFALQSLKLNDSIKTVRQKAKNQFAKIKYDSKETLKELDKQKQLKEYSIAIIILVCLSSFGVYYQIKKRNQKRIKETAYLTEARIAKKLHDELANDVYNTMAFAETQDLENIGNKETLLENLETIYNKTRNISNENKNIDTGEQYLEKLKSMLSTYNSSGRNIILNVDGFNHSKISKEFKIIIYRVLQELMVNMKKHSHCSIASISIRSDKKNIQINYSDNGIGTNNLLNLKNGLQNVENRIHSIKGKINFDTAPQKGFKVKIEIPK comes from the coding sequence ATGGCAATTAAAAAAATCCATTTCCCGTTATTTTATTTTATAATCCTGATTTTCAGTTTATTTTCCTGTGAATCAAATGTAAAAAATAACGCTTCCTATTTAAAGTCTTATCAAAAAGCTGAGGCATTTTTTGAATCTAGCAAATACGACTCGGCATTTTACTATTATCAAAAAACAAAGTTAATTTGCGAAAGTCAAAATGACAATAAAAACATCATTTATCCAATATTAATGATGTCTGAGATTCAAAGAATAAAAAATGATTATTCGGGTTGTGAAGAAACAGTTACCGAAGCTTTAAAATATATAAATAATGATACTAAAAAAAGTTATTCTACTTTCATATACAATAGTTTAGGTTTGGCTTCATTAGAACAAGCTAACTATGATGAAGCTCAATACTACTATCAAAAAAGTTTAAGTATTACTTCGGATGAAGTTTCAAAATGCATCATCAAAAACAATTTGGCTTACAATTACATGAAACAGAAAAACTATGCTAAAGCTAAATCGGTATTAGAACCATTGGTTAAAAATAATTCTTTGCGGTCTTTGCCTCTTGAATATGCTAGAGTATTGGATAATTTAGGCTACACAATGTTTAAATTGAACGATAAAAAAGCAATTGAATTGGCTACGCTATCAAAAGAAATTAGAGAACAAGAAAAGGATATTTTTGGACTTACCGCTTCTTACATGCATTTTGCCGAGTTTTATGAAAACAAAGAGCTACATATTACTAAAAGTAATGCTTTAAAAGCCTATGAAATGGCTAAAATAACAAATAACCCCGACGATAAAATTGAAGCCTTATATTTTCTTACAAAACTCTCAAAAGCTGATGATGCCAAAAAATTTGCATTACAATCTTTAAAATTAAACGATAGCATTAAAACTGTTCGTCAAAAAGCTAAAAATCAATTTGCTAAAATAAAATACGATTCCAAAGAAACTTTAAAAGAACTCGATAAACAAAAACAGTTAAAAGAATATTCTATTGCAATAATAATTTTAGTGTGCTTATCAAGTTTTGGAGTGTATTACCAAATCAAAAAAAGAAATCAAAAGAGAATTAAGGAAACCGCTTATTTAACCGAAGCTCGTATTGCTAAAAAATTACATGATGAGTTAGCTAATGATGTTTATAATACAATGGCATTTGCTGAAACGCAAGACCTAGAAAACATTGGTAATAAAGAAACCTTGCTCGAAAATTTAGAAACTATTTACAATAAAACACGAAATATTTCTAATGAAAATAAAAATATCGATACAGGAGAACAGTATTTAGAAAAACTAAAATCAATGCTATCGACTTATAACTCTTCTGGCAGAAATATAATTTTAAATGTTGATGGGTTTAATCATTCTAAAATTTCAAAAGAATTTAAAATAATTATCTACAGAGTCCTTCAAGAATTAATGGTGAATATGAAAAAACACAGTCACTGTTCAATTGCAAGTATTTCAATTAGATCAGATAAAAAAAATATACAAATCAACTATTCAGATAACGGAATTGGGACAAATAATTTATTAAATTTAAAAAATGGACTTCAAAATGTGGAAAACCGTATTCATTCTATAAAAGGAAAAATTAATTTTGACACAGCTCCTCAAAAAGGATTTAAAGTAAAAATTGAAATTCCAAAATAA
- the rpsU gene encoding 30S ribosomal protein S21, translating to MLIIEVKPGENIDRALKKFKNKVRKVKQVQQLRENQHFTKKSVARREEIGKAKYIQHLKDTLQD from the coding sequence ATGCTTATAATTGAAGTAAAACCAGGAGAAAATATTGATAGAGCTTTAAAAAAGTTTAAAAATAAAGTGAGAAAAGTTAAACAAGTTCAGCAATTGAGAGAAAACCAACACTTTACTAAAAAATCAGTTGCTAGAAGAGAAGAAATTGGAAAAGCTAAATATATTCAGCATTTAAAAGATACGCTTCAAGATTAA
- a CDS encoding SsrA-binding protein: MHKFLAKLNKVLLPSYSKKRLDLSKATKIQKAIIAWRYFITTKALGN, from the coding sequence ATGCATAAATTTTTAGCTAAACTCAACAAGGTTTTATTACCTAGTTATTCGAAAAAACGCTTAGATTTATCAAAAGCGACTAAAATACAAAAGGCAATTATTGCTTGGCGTTATTTTATTACCACTAAAGCTTTGGGTAATTAA